From the genome of Rathayibacter sp. VKM Ac-2804:
GGGCGGCCAGCTCTGGGCGCTGTCCTTCCTGATCCTGGTGATCGTGGTCGACACCGGCGCCTACGCCAGCGGTCTGACCTGGGGCAAGCACCCGATGGCGCCGCGGATCAGCCCGAAGAAGACCTGGGAGGGGTTCGCGGGTGCCGCGGCCGCCGGCGTCGGCGTCGGCGTGCTGCTCGCCGTCCTGCTCCTCGGTCAGCCCTGGTGGGTCGGCGCGGTCTTCGGCGGCGTCATCCTGCTGACCGCGACCCTCGGCGACCTCGCCGAGTCGCTGATCAAGCGCGACATCGGCATCAAGGACATGAGCTCCTGGCTGCCGGGTCACGGCGGGTTCCTCGACCGGCTCGACTCGATCCTCCCGTCGGCGGCCGCGGCGTACGTGCTGTACTTCGTCTTCGCGCACTGAGTCCTCGCGCACCGGGTCGTCACGCACCGGGTCGTCGCGCACCCGGTCCCCGCGCACCGGGTCGCCGCCCCACCCGATCGACGCGCCGATTCCCGGACCGGGCCGCCGTCTTGGCAGAATGACGGGATGGACGCTCCCTTCCCCCGCGCGCGCGAGTCCCGGCCCGGCTACGACACGGACGAGGTCGACTCCTTCCTCGCCTCGGCCAGGGACGCCTACGCCCAGCTCTCGGGCGGCCCGGCGGACCTGCGCGCGGCCGATCTGCGGCACACCGCCTTCTCGCTGAAGAAGGGCGGCTACTCGGCTCCACACGTCGACGCGGCGCTCGAGCGCCTCGAGGACGCGTTCGCCGTGCGCGAGCGGCAGTTCGCCATCGCGGAGCAGGGCGAGGAGGCGTGGCTCCAGAACGCCCGCGACACCGCGCAGGAGATCGTGAACCGCCTGGCCCGGCCTGCGCGGGAGCGCTTCACCCGCGCCGGCGTGCTGACCACCGGCTACAACATCCGCCAGGTCGACGCCTTCTCCGACCGCGTCTCGGGCTACTTCCGCGACGGCTCCGTGCTCACCGTCGACGACGTCCGGACCGTGTCGTTCGCGCCGCAGCGCGGCGGCTACTCCGAGCCCCAGGTGGACCTCGTGCTCGACGCCGTGGTCGACGTGATGCTGGCGGTGCGCTGAGCGGAAGGCCGTGCACTGGCGGATCCTGAGGGCGTCCGTTATGCTTTCGTGATCGTGGGTATGCATCAGAGAACGTCCGTCGCGCAGCCACCCGTCTCCCGATCCTCGGTCGAGACCTCGAAGCGCCCGGCGGCCCGTCGGTCCCGGACCCGTCTCCCGCTGGCGTTCCTCGCCTTCGCCGCCTCGATCGGCTTCGTCGCCGTGAGCGCGGTCGACCCGTCGAGCGGTGCCGTCGCATCCCCCTTCTACCAGGCGCCCGAGCGCTTCAACGGCGATCCGGCTCAGCGCCTCGTCGTCGCCGAGGCCGCCGTCGAGCGCACCGTCCAGCGCGACACCTTCGACGCGCAGGCGAAGCCGACCCCCACGCCCACTCCGACGCCGACCCCCACTCCGACGAAGTCGAAGCAGGCCGTCGTCGAGGAGGACGACGAGGAGGAGGCCGCCGTCGCAGCGCCCGTCGCCCGGTCGGCCGCTCCGGATCCCGGCTCGGCGAAGGCCATCGCCTACGACCAGATCGTGCAGCGCGGCTGGGCCGACAGCGAGTACGACTGCCTCGTTCTGCTCTGGACCCGCGAGTCGGGCTGGAACGTCTACGCCGAGAACAAGTCGAGCGGTGCCTACGGCATCCCGCAGGCGCTCCCCGGCAGCAAGATGGCGACCGTCGCCGGCGACTGGCAGACCAACGCCAGCACCCAGATCACCTGGGGCCTCGGCTACATCTCGGGGCGCTACGGCTCGCCGTGCGGTGCCTGGGCGCACTCCGAGAGCGTCGGCTGGTACTGACCCCGCCGCCGCCGGTCTGCCAGAGGGACGGTCGGTGGGCCCGGTAGCCTGAGAGCGTGGATTACGCGCTGCTCGGAGTCGTCGGGATCATCACCGTCGTCACGGTCGCGCGGTTCTCGAGCAGGCTCGGGGTGGCCGCGCCGCTGCTCCTCGTCGTCATCGGCATCGGCGCGTCCTACCTCCCCGGCGTGCCGGAGATCGAGGTCGAGCCGGAGCTGATCCTCGCGGGGGTCCTGCCGCCGCTGCTCTACTCGGCGGCGATCCAGGTGCCGCTGGCCGACTTCCGGCGGAACCTGCGCTCGATCTTCGGGCTCTCGGTGCTGCTCGTGGTCGTCACGGCGCTCGTCGTCGGCTTCTTCCTCTACATGCTGCTGCCGGATCTCAGCCTCCCGGCCGCGATCGCGCTCGGTGCGGTGGTCAGTCCGACCGATGCGGTCGCCGCCACCTCGATCGGCAAGAAGCTCGGCCTTCCGCCGCGGCTCGTCACCGTGCTCGAGGGCGAGAGCCTCGTCAACGACGCGTCGGCACTCGTGCTGCTGCGCGCCGCGACGGCCGCGACCGCGGTGGTCGGCGCGTCCGTCTCGAGCGACGCCATCGACATCGGCGAGGTCGGCGTGCTCTTCGTCTACTCGGTCGTGATGGCCGTCGCGCTCGGGCTGGTGATGGGCGTGCTGACCGTGTTCGTGCGGTCGAAGCTTCGCGACCCCGTCCTCGACACGGCGGTGTCCTTCGCGGTCCCCTTCCTCGCCTACATCCCGGCGGAGGAGCTCGGTGCCTCGGGGGTCCTCGCGGTCGTCGTCACCGGCATCTACACCGGGCACAACAGCGCGCGCTTCCTCAGCCCGCAGTCCCGGATCAGCGAGCGGGTCAACTGGCGGACCGCGCAGTTCCTGCTCGAGAACGGCGTCTTCCTGCTGATGGGCGCCGAGATCAAGGCGATCGTCGGCGACATCGAGCCGGGCGGCGTCGGCGTCGACACCGCGGTCCTGCTCGGGCTCGCGACGGTCGTGATCCTGATCGTGCTGCGCACCCTCTTCGTCTGGCCGCTGCTTCTCTGGCTGCGCGGCTCCGGCCGGCGGGCCGAGCGGATCAACCGGCGGCTCGCGGTCGGGGTGATGCGGCTGCGCAACAGCGCCAGCAGCGACGAGCGGTTCGTCCGCCGGCAGCAGCGCGCGGAGCGGCTGTACCAGCGGCGGGAGACGGACCTCGCGGCGACGACGAGCGAGGCGTTCGGCTGGCGGGGCGGCGTCATCCTCTCCTGGTCCGGGATGCGCGGCGTGGTCACCCTCGCGGCGGCGCAGTCGCTGCCCGGGGAGACGCCGTACCGCTCGCAGCTGATCCTCATCGCCTTCACGGTCGCGGTGGTGACCCTGCTGCTGCAGGGCGCGACGCTGCCCGCGCTCATCCGGGTGACGGGCATCCAGGGCAGCGACGGCGACGCCGACCGCCGCGAGCTCGCCACCCTGCTCGACGAGGTGGCGGCGACCGGGATCCAGGCGCTGCCGGAGGCGGTCGACGATCTGCCGGAGGGGAGCGTCGGCGAGCGGGTGCTGGAGCGGGTCCGCCGCGACACGCTGACGCGCTCGCAGGTGGCGTGGGAGCAGGTCGAGCGCGAGGCGGACGATCCGCTCGGACCGCAGGGGCAGTACCTGCATCTGCGCCGGGCGGTGCTGAACGCCGAGCGTGAGGCGCTGCTGGAGGCGCGCGGTCGCGGGGTGTACTCCTCGCGCATCCTGCGGCGGGCGCAGCTGATGCTCGACGCCGAGGAGACACGGCTGGAGATGGACGACTCCTCGTACTGAGACCGGCGACGGCTCGGGCTCGCGCCGGTGCCCGCGCGGCGGCTCCTAGACTGGAGCCATGCCGCGCAGCAATCGACCCCGCGGACGCGGGCGCGAGGACGACGACGAGCAGCGCGACCTCTCGCAGATGCTCGCCGGCTGGCGCCGCACCGAGACGCGCCGCGGCCGGGAGTGGACCGTCCAGCCCGTCTCCTCGTCGCGCGCCGTGAAGAACTACCTCTGCCCGGGCTGCGGTCAGACGATCGACATCGGCCTCGCGCACGTCGTCGTGTGGCGCGGCGACGGAGCACTCGGCGACGCCGCGGATCTCGCCGGCCGTCGCCACTGGCACACCCACTGCTGGCGGATCGAAGGAGCACGATGACGCACGAGATCCGCGGAGGCGTCGTCCTCCCCGCCCGGCGCGAGGACGTCGAGCTGCGCACCTCCGACGGGCTGACCCTCGTCGGCGAGCTGGCTCTGCCGCTCGACCGCGAGCCGGTCGCCACGCTGGTGACCCTGCACCCGCTGCCGACCCACGGCGGCTTCATGGACTCGCACATCCTGCGGAAGGCCGCTGCCCGGCTGCCCGCCCTGGCCGGCCTCGCCGTGCTGCGCTTCAACACCCGCGGCACGAGCTCGCCGCGGGGGACGAGCGAGGGCGCCTTCGACGGCGGTGCCGCCGAGCGGGCCGACGTCGCCGCGGCGATGGCGCTGGTGGCCGAGCGCGGGCTGCCGCACCCCTGGCTGGTCGGCTGGTCCTTCGGCACCGAGCTGGC
Proteins encoded in this window:
- a CDS encoding DivIVA domain-containing protein encodes the protein MDAPFPRARESRPGYDTDEVDSFLASARDAYAQLSGGPADLRAADLRHTAFSLKKGGYSAPHVDAALERLEDAFAVRERQFAIAEQGEEAWLQNARDTAQEIVNRLARPARERFTRAGVLTTGYNIRQVDAFSDRVSGYFRDGSVLTVDDVRTVSFAPQRGGYSEPQVDLVLDAVVDVMLAVR
- a CDS encoding lytic transglycosylase domain-containing protein, producing MHQRTSVAQPPVSRSSVETSKRPAARRSRTRLPLAFLAFAASIGFVAVSAVDPSSGAVASPFYQAPERFNGDPAQRLVVAEAAVERTVQRDTFDAQAKPTPTPTPTPTPTPTKSKQAVVEEDDEEEAAVAAPVARSAAPDPGSAKAIAYDQIVQRGWADSEYDCLVLLWTRESGWNVYAENKSSGAYGIPQALPGSKMATVAGDWQTNASTQITWGLGYISGRYGSPCGAWAHSESVGWY
- a CDS encoding sodium:proton antiporter, which codes for MDYALLGVVGIITVVTVARFSSRLGVAAPLLLVVIGIGASYLPGVPEIEVEPELILAGVLPPLLYSAAIQVPLADFRRNLRSIFGLSVLLVVVTALVVGFFLYMLLPDLSLPAAIALGAVVSPTDAVAATSIGKKLGLPPRLVTVLEGESLVNDASALVLLRAATAATAVVGASVSSDAIDIGEVGVLFVYSVVMAVALGLVMGVLTVFVRSKLRDPVLDTAVSFAVPFLAYIPAEELGASGVLAVVVTGIYTGHNSARFLSPQSRISERVNWRTAQFLLENGVFLLMGAEIKAIVGDIEPGGVGVDTAVLLGLATVVILIVLRTLFVWPLLLWLRGSGRRAERINRRLAVGVMRLRNSASSDERFVRRQQRAERLYQRRETDLAATTSEAFGWRGGVILSWSGMRGVVTLAAAQSLPGETPYRSQLILIAFTVAVVTLLLQGATLPALIRVTGIQGSDGDADRRELATLLDEVAATGIQALPEAVDDLPEGSVGERVLERVRRDTLTRSQVAWEQVEREADDPLGPQGQYLHLRRAVLNAEREALLEARGRGVYSSRILRRAQLMLDAEETRLEMDDSSY
- a CDS encoding alpha/beta fold hydrolase, whose amino-acid sequence is MTHEIRGGVVLPARREDVELRTSDGLTLVGELALPLDREPVATLVTLHPLPTHGGFMDSHILRKAAARLPALAGLAVLRFNTRGTSSPRGTSEGAFDGGAAERADVAAAMALVAERGLPHPWLVGWSFGTELALKWGREHPVDGAILLSPPLHRATDDEVAAWGEDGRPLVALIPEFDDYLRPEAAAERFAAVPQLELVAVEGGKHLWVGEAQTRRVLDEIVRVVAPESSPLPTQWTGELG